The genomic window CCACCGCGCCCACTTTTTCCCACGGTTTCTTGCGGCGTCGTTGGACTTCGCCGTGCCGGTGGGTCTTATACTTCTGTTTGGACTAACCGGCTTCAATCCTGCGGATGGCTACAACTTTCTCACCATATTCTGGCAGTATCTCTTCATGCCGATCGTCTACGGCATATTCTTTGTCTCTTTCTTGGTTCGCGGCACCACGCCAGGAAAGTCGTTGTTCGGTTTGGAGGTGGTACAACTGACGCAGCATAGATACCCCGGTTTCAAGACCATGCTGCGGCGTGAGGTGGTCGGCAAATTCGTCAGCCTCCTGCCCCTGACGTGGGGGTTCTTGTCCGCCTTCTGGGACAAGAACGGCCAGACCTGGCACGACAAGATGGTCGGCACGGTCGTCGTCCGCGATCCGGACGTCTGGTAGGGAACAGTTTGTTAGGATTGAATGCGGCCACCCCTGCGGTGGTGGAGTTGCCAGCCAGAATCAAGAGTCTGGCAAGAGAGGCGAGAGGCGCCGGCATGCCAGTACTCCCCAGCGCAAACGCCTGCGAGGCAGATTTCCGGTACTAGCGCACGAATTGCTCCGTTCTGTAATGGGCTGCGCCCCTTTGGCAGGCTGAAGTTGCAGGAAATTGTGCTTGCGCCGCGCCGTGAGATGCGTCAAACTTAATGGAGTACTCGTGACGTGAATCAAGGTGGTTACAACACCCCATGATCCCTCGACGTGTATCCAAACAGCTTAAGATCGGCGACGTCACGATTGGCGGCGGCGCGCCGATTCGCGTGCAATCCATGACCACCGCCTTTACGCGGGACGTGGAGGCAAGTGTGGCGGAAATCCTCGGTCTGGCCGAGGCCGGGTGCGAGATTGTGCGCGTGGCCGTGCCGCACAAGGAAGATGCTGACGCGCTGCCTGAGATTCGCAGACGTTCCCCGATTCCGGTGATTGCCGACATTCACTTCGATTACCGCCTGGCGCTGCGAGCCTTGGAAGCGGGCGTGGACGGTCTGCGCCTGAATCCCGGTAATATCGGCAGCCGAGAAAAGACCCGCATGGTGGTGAAAGAAGCCAAGGACCGCCAGGTGCCGATGCGGATCGGCGTCAACGTAGGCTCTTTGGAATCGCGGCTCATCCCAGAATTGATGATGCTCGAAGGCGATGAAAAAGTCGAAAAGACGGCGGCGGCGATGGTGGAGTCTGCGCTCGACCACGTCAAGATCCTGGAAGACATGGACTTTACCGACATCAAGATTTCGCTTAAGGCATCGGACGTACCGACCACGATCCTCGCATACCAACTCATCGCCGACCGTGTCGAATATCCGCTCCACCTGGGCATCACGGAAGCCGGCACCCCCAAGGCCGGCATGGTCAAGAGCGCCGTTGGGCTTGGCGTCCTGCTCTATCAGGGCATCGGCGATACGTTGCGAGTTTCGTTGGCGGCGGAGTCTACCGAGGAAGTCTTTGCCGGCTATGAGATTCTCAAGTCGCTGGGACTCCGCGAGCACGGCCCCACGCTCATCGCCTGCCCCACCTGCGGTCGCTGTGAGATCGAACTCATCGAGCTGGCGGAGCGCGTCGAGAGCTTCCTGCAAAGCGTCAAGGAACCGGTCAAAGTCGCGGTGATGGGCTGCGTGGTGAATGGCCCGGGCGAGGCACGGGATGCCGACGTTGGCATCGCCGGCGGGCGCGGCAAGGGCGCCCTCTTCCGCAAGGGAAAGCCGGTGCGAAGCTGCAAGGAAGATGAACTCTTCGATTTGCTCATCGAGGAAGTCGATGAGATTGTGGCCCAGAAGCAGGCAGAGCGGGCCGTCGCGACATAGCAGACCGCGTGGACGTGACCGGTGGCAATCATTGACACGCACAAAGCGTTTGAACGGCTGAACTCGGCCGGATTCGATAGGGAAAAGGCAGAGGCCATTCTGGACACCTTGGGCGAAACTGGAGAGTCCCTGGCCACCAAGTCTGATCTCAGAGACTTGGAACAGCGTCTGACCATTCGCCTGGAGGGGCTTGTGGCGGCGGGCATTGCAATCTCGGCAGTGCTGGACATCTTCACGCAATAGCTGCAACGGAGTGCCGAGAGTTCTTGCCAGTTAAGTGACGAGATAACTGCTGAAAATGCATGAGGTGCATGCCATGGCGGAGCAAATCTATGTCGGTACAGAGCAGGGCATCTTTCGGCTCACGCGGGAAGGTGACGATTGGGTACGGCAGACGTCCGGTCTCGGCGACAATGAAATCGAAGCGGTAGCCGCCCATCCGGACGGACAGCACGCCATCGCGGGTACTCATGGCGCCGGTCTCTTTTCAACCGCCGATGGGGGAGAAAACTGGGAACCAATCGCAGCCTGGGAGGGCAGTCCGTACATCCGCTCGGTTTCCTACCATCCCCACGACTCGCAAATCGTGCGTGTCGGCACAGAACCGGCTCGTGTTTCTTGCAGCCGCGACGGCGGCGCGACGTGGGCGGAAGAGAGTGGTTTTACGGCGCTTCCCGGGTGTGCCGAATGGTTTCTGCCCTATTCGCCCCGCGCTGGCGCGGTGCGGAAGATCATCATGCTGGATGGCGCTGATCCGTCCGTATGGGCTGCAATCGAGGTCGGTGGCTTAGCCGACAGCCGCAATGACGGCGCGACGTGGGAAATTTCAGAGAAGATCGGACAGTGGGAGTTTCCTGCAAACGGTTTACACCCGGACGTCCACAGCATCGACATACATCCCGCTAAACCGGAAACCATCGTGGCTGCCACCGGCGGCGGCGTGTTCCGGTCCGTTGACCGTGGACAGTCTTGGCAACACCTCATTGATGACTACACCCGCGGCGTGTGCATAAAAGCAGACGATCCCAGTACCGTCGTGGTCGGGCCATCCCGCCGCGTCGGGCGTCTCGGACGCATGATGGTGACACACGATGGCGGCGACACCTGGCAGGACGCCGAGCAAAACCTCACATTCCCTCTCGACCGCATGTGCGAACATATCATCTGCGACGCGCAGGACGTCTTTGCGGTTGTGCTAGATGACGCGGTCTATCACGCGGAATTCGCTGACCTCGCCTGGAATCCGGTAGGCAACGGTCTCCCGTCACCCACGTGCGCCGCAATCGTATCCTGATCTCTCCCGCTTCATAGCATACTACGGGTTTGCCGGGAGAATGCCTTCTGGCTGAGAGCTGGAGTCAACGATTCCCCCCTGGAAGAAGCCATTCACCACCTCCAGGAATTGCTGGGGACATTCCTCGTGAGGACAGTGTCCGCACTTAGGGAAGACAACCAATTGAGCGTTGGCTATGTCCCGCTGAAAGCGGTAACCCCAATGCATAGGGATCACGGCATCATACTGTCCCCAGACGATTAGGGTCGGGGCGGCTACCTCTTTGAGGCGATGGGCGAGACTGGTCTGCCCGAAGTCGCGTGCCAGCAGTGGCACCACGCCGCCCAATCCCGGCGTTAGCAACGGCAGGAAGTAGCCATCTATCATTTCGGGTGTACAGATGCCGTTAGGATCGTAGAAACAACTGCGCAAATACCACTCGATGGATTTTCGCTGGCGCAACACGAATGCTACAAATGCGCTCCCAAGGGACGTACTGGCGAACCGAACAATCAGCGGCATGACGTGGTAGTTGAGTGGGTAACCTGCCGCACTGATGAGCACCAATTGCTGAACACGCATGGGATGCCTGATTGCCAATGCGGTCCCCACCGCGCCGCCCATGGATAAGCCTATGATCTTGGCGGATTCTACATCTAACGCATCCATGAAGTGTGCCACCAGGTCGGCCATGCCGAAAGGTGAGTAGTCGCCGGAGTTAGGCTTATCGGAGAGCCCGTGACCCTTCAGATCAAGCGCATACACCGTGTGATTCTCAGCAAACTGATCAAAGACAAGACGCCAGGCAAAGAGACTGGCGCCGATGCCGTGGATGAGAATCAATGGCGGGCCCGCGCCGGCCGTACGGTAGTGAATCCGCAAGCCCTCTACAGTTATGAACTTACCGTCGGTGCGGAGTGACTCCACAGGAATTGGTCGTGGCCTGAAACGTGTATAGGCCACGTAGGCAGTCACGGCGGTGACTCCTAAGATAAAGCCGCGTTTCAACCACTTGAGCATTGCGCTATTCCTTGAAACTCACTGCGATGTATTGCACATCTATCGCTATCGAGAACGGCCATGAGATCGCTGAGGGCCAAACCATATCGGGCCTCTCGGCGAACGCCAGCTTAATGGTACACTAAAGCCGCCACAGGCAGGTTTTTCTCCCCACGTTCCCTTCGTCGAGAGTGCTCTCAATGGCAGCTAGTTTTCCGGTGTTCGGTGTGCGGGTGCCGGCCACTACCGCAAATCTGGGACCTGGCTTCGATGCGTTTGGCATGGCACTTACGCTCTACAATGAGTTCACCGTAGGCCCGGCAGAGCATGGCCCCAAAGTCACAGTCGAGGGTGAAGGGACGGCAGAGCTTGCAGGCGATGAAGACAATCTCTTCACGCAGGCATTTGCCCGTGCCTTTGAATCAGTTGAGGAAACACCACCTCCTATCAGCCTGCACATGCGGAACAGCATTCCGCTATTTCGGGGACTAGGCAGCAGCGCCAGTGCGACGGTGGGTGGATTGGTGGCGGCCAATTACATTCTCGAAAATGCGCTCTCATCTGAGAGGCTGCTGCAACTTGCATTTAATATAGAGGGCCACCCCGACAACGTGGCCGCCGCATTGTTTGGGGGCCTCATTGTTTGTGCCGCAGACGGCGAAGAATTGCCGACCTATGCGCGAGTCCCCGTGCCGGATAACCTCCACGCGGTGGTCTGTATTCCCGATCAGCACTTGCCTACGGAACTCGCCCGCGGAGTGGTTCCCAAAGAGGTATCTCTTAGCGACGCGGTCTACAACATCGGACATGCAGCTCTCTTGCTCACAGGAATCACGCAAGCTGACGGAGCATTGATCCGTGTGGGCATGAACGACCGCCTGCATCAACCCCATCGCGCTACCATATTTCCCGCCATGGAACCGATCATGGATGCGGCCCTCGCGGCGGGGGCGTGCGGTAGCGCCCTATCCGGCGCCGGATCGTCGATTCTGGCGCTGACCTTCTGCAATCCTGACGAAATTGCCGCTGCCATGCTCGCCGCTGCCGAGTCCCACAAGTCACCCGCCCGCACTCGTTTATTGTCCTGCGCAGAGCAGGGGGCCGTTGCGAAGAGACTCTGAACCCAGATTGCGATCCGGAAGCCGTTCGGATTGGTGCAGAGCGCGCGGCAAGCTAAATGCCCGTCGAGAGTGACCGCGGTGACCCGACTATTCTACGAGTAGTGGTACCGGCGCAAAGGCATCCACATCCACCAGGCCGCGATTCGTAATCTTTAGTTGTGGGATGACGGGCAAGGCGAGAAACGAGAGCAAGAGAAAGACGTTCTTGCTCGTTGTGCCGGTCTGCTTGGCGGCTGCCAGAAGTAAGCGGTATTGCGGCACGACCGAGTCAATAGTCGCTGTTGACATAAGGCCGCAGATCTCTAGCGGTAGCGAGGTCAACTCATTTCCCAACGCTACCGCCATGCCTCCCCCGATTGCTACCAAGTGCTTGGCTGCTGCCGCCATGGCGGTCTCGTCTACGCCGGCCACGATGAGGTTGTGGCTATCGTGTCCCACGGTGGAAGCAACAGCCCCACGTTGCATGCCAAGGCCGCTGACGAAACCTACGGCGTGCAGGCCGGTGTTGTGATGGCGCTCGATCACGGCAATCTTCACAACATCCTGCACAAGGTCGGCCTGAATTTCCCCGTTGCCTGCCGGCAGTCGAAGGACTTTGTGTTTCGTCGCTAGGCTGCCGTCTTCAGCGCCAATGACGCGCACGGTTGCCTCTGTTCCCTGTCCGCTAAAGGGTACGACGAAATTGGATGCTGCAACGGGCCTTTCAACTCTTACCGATTGCAGGAGTTGCCCGTAATCGCCGGGGTGCTCCCGTCGTGCTACCTCACCGCCGGCGACGACGACCTCGCCGCGATGGATTGCGGTCGAGCACTCAAGGGTATCCAACGAGTCGAGAATAGCGAGATTGGCAACTCTGCCGGGGATGATTGCTCCCATTTCAGAGTAGCCGTGGTGGCGAAAGAAGCGAGAGAAGTAGCGCGCCGGGTGTAAGGTCGCCATCCTGATCGCCTGGATTGCGGCTTGTTCAGTGTTCAATCCCGCATGTTGTACGAGGATGTCGCGCGCCCGGCGCACGATCCGGTCAACATGACCGTGAGTGTGCAGCTCCTCCGCATCGAGATCGTCGCTGCAGAGCATGAAGCCATCCAGACTTTCCCCTTGCTCCGCCAGGAAGGGCAGGATTTGATCCAGGTCCTTCGTGGCGCTGCCATAGCGCATAGCGACGGTCATGCCTGCCCGGCGCTTCTCCAGGGCCTCCGGCCCTGTGCGAGACTCGTGGTCAGACATAATCCTGACCGTGCCGTCGTTCGTACCGTTTGTGACATAAAGCGCAAGGTCGTGTCCCGTTACGCCCGGCGCATGGCCGTCAACGACTTTGCCCAGGTCGAAGGCACTCTCCACTTTGGCGCGGGCGTCTCCCAGGTTATGGATGATGCCGGGAAAGTTCATCATCTCGGCAAGCCCATAGACGCGGGGATGCGGTAAGAGCTCCTCGATGTCGTCGAGGGCGAGCGCTGCTCCGGAGTCCTCGAAAGCCGTGGCCGGCACGCACGAGGGGACACCGATGAAGATGTCGAGGGGAGCGACTGCGGCATGTCGCAGGAAGAGGACGATGCCGTCGTTGCCGGCCACGTTGGCAATCTCGTGCGGGTCAACAAAGACGGCCGTGGTGCCACGCCTCACGGCGGCCTGTGCGAATTCGAGCGGACTGAGGAGGCTGCTTTCGATGTGTAGGTGCGGGTCGATGAATCCCGGAATGACGTATTGCCTTGCAATGTCGAGCGTCTCGGCTGCCTCAACCGTGGCGGGCGTGCGCGCAATGCTGTGGATCAAACCATCTTTGATGAGAACATCGCCAGCGTAGCAGCGCTTTGCTACGACGTCGACGATGGTGCCGCCCCGCAATACCAGATCGACGCTCATCACTCGTCGCTTGTCGCATAGAGCTGCTCGCGCACGGTGACGATGTACGGCAGCATGCGGAAGTCCTCGCTCGCGTCGGTGCCGTAGCCTGCAACCCAGCGGTCAGGGACTTCAAAGCCGACGTAATCGAGGGTCAGGGCGGAGCGATTGCGCTCCACCACTGTCGAAGGCAGTTTGATGCGCTTGGAAAGGAGAACGCACGTGCGTACTGAGCGGACACCTGCCTCGAGGACGCGTTGCTTGAGGGCGGTCAGCGTAAAGCCTTGGTCAATCAGGTCTTCAACCAGCAGCACGTCTTTGCCCGCCAGGTCTGCGGGCAGCCTTGCTACGCTCACCTCACGCGCCTCTTCGTTCTCTTGCTTGATGGTATGACCGTAGGCGCTGGTGCGAATGAACTCATAGCGGAATTCCAAGCCGCCGAGCCGTGAGATGGCGCGGCCGAGATCCGCGGCAAAGACGAACGCGCCCTTGAGGACCACGAGCAAGACAAGCTCGTTGCAATTGGCGCAACCATCGTGGATCTGTTGCGCCAGGCCCGCAACGCGGTCTTGCAGGACCCATTCGGGTATAAGAATGCAGTCTACCCTATCTGCCATGCCCTCCGGCAAGAGGTCGTCATGCTTAGTGGCCAGACCTCCCTCCGGCACCGTGATGGTTCGATCGAAGCGCATTAAAATAGTCGTCCGATATGCATTTGGGCCCTTATTCACTTGTCCGCTTGTGTTATTCTCCCGGCGCATCGAAGCGGTGCCTTAGACTACCTGTAGGCTTTCCGTCCGTGTACAGGAATGCGCCAGTGACACTGTGCCATCCGTGAGGAACGCTATCCAATCCCTTTCCAAGAATATCCTTCTCTCCCTGAACAATCCAAACGAGAGCCAGGTTATTCTGAGACAGATACGTTCTTACGTAGTCTTCTCTCAACAGAAGACCAGAAGGCCCATCTTCGTGCACGGTGGGATCAAAGGCTACGCGGCGGCCATTCGAATCGCAAAAGTTAGTACCAGTGCCCGACCATCTTAGCCCTAACTTTGCGACGAAGTCATGGTGGGGCAGTCGAAGTGAAAAACTCTCCTCAATTGAGCAGTCAAAGGTTCCTGCCTCAGCAGTGTATTGGAAACTTGCAGGTCGAACTGAGGTCGGACTGCCGTCCCCAGGTTCCTCCCAATCAGAGTAACCATAGAATGGCTTGAAGATGTGTCGAAACGCTTGTGACCATCCATACTCTCCCAAGTAGAAGTCTTGAACCCCACTTGGCTCATGCAACCATGTTCCCCAAGTGTCTGCACAACTAGCCCACTGCATGAAGTCTTCTGCGCACTCCGCCCGTAAGTAAAAGGCTGTGATTCTAAGCCACAGTTCTCGTCTGTCAACCATATCGGGTTCGAGGTCGGCTGGATGAGACTGGCGCCAAAGCAAGAAAGCCTTCGCATTAATCCACCGAGTTTCATCCTCCGGTCGGACCACACTAAGTAGCTCCTCTACGGCAGGAAAGTCTCCATCCCTTTTGGCCCATGCTTCGTAGCCTAGATCTTCACCCCAGTCTACGCAGTCGTAGCTTGCCCACCATGAAGGATTGTGGCTGCCCCAAGATGGATCACCAGGAGTTCGCTTGATAGTATAGGAGGGATCAATGTCTCGAAGACGTTCTTGCCAAGGACCCTCGTACGCTCTGTCAGAGTCATCTTCACCGTACATGCCCCTGTACTGATAGTGATCGGCTATGTATGCGAGGACTTCATGGTAGGCGATCCACTGATACTTCTTTCCGATGCGCTCCGGCTTTGCTGCATCACGTTGATAGTTTTGGACGAATTGGCTGTCGAAATGTCCGAAGCGCTCAATCGTCCATCCCAGGTCGAAAACACGCCACAGAACATAGCGCTGTATTTGACTCAGGTCGAAGCTAGGCCGGTCCTCTGATGATTTTCGAAAGATGGACTCCAATTCGGTCCGATGGTCTTTCGTCAATGCTGAAAACAACCTGTCTTTCGATTCCTCATCTGCTCTCTCTGCAGCTTGGTCAAGTTCCCGTCGGTCCGCTTCAGTTAATGAGCCAATACCTACCCACCTGGACTTCCCATTTATTCTTACGAATTGGGTGCTGCTGCCCCTCTCGCCTTCAACCGCAAGAGTTATGGTAATTGGCCCTTCATTGTGTCTGTCTTCATACTCTTCCCATGCTTTGAGTTCTTGTCCGCTTAGCTTGGACTTCCAATTCCTAATTCGTTCTGTGTGCGAGAGCCATGGTGCTTCCTCAAGACGCATTGACAGCCAATTGGCTCTTCCGAAGTTTGTTCCGATTACGTATCGTGCGAAGTCGTCATGCATTACTGAAAACTCAATCTGATGCCGTGCCAACTCTAACTCTCGACTGTCATCGGAATCCCTGCTCAAGTCCGGCATAAGCGCTTCAATTGTGTTCTCGTCTGGAATATCTGGCCACTCACTCTTGTAAGGTGGACGAAAGAGTTCTTGATCTATCTGGAGAGTTGATCCAAGATGAATTGCACGTTCGATGACACCTCGGGCATAGTCGCGGAGCAGAATGTGCGCTGGAGGATTGCCGGAAGCGAATACTCTCTCATATACGATTGATGCTAGGTTTCCCACTGCTGCGGCATCATGAGACCGCATTGCAACACCATACGCGACTGCGTATAGGCGCTCTGTAACAAAAGGATCATCAACATCGTGGAATCTTCCAACTAGACGTGCGGCCGCATCAAGGCGATCTGAGAGCAACGAGACTAGAGCCTTAGTCGCCCGATCACGGAGAAAGCGGTTGGACGTTGTGAGCATCCAAGTAAGCGTTATACCAGCCAAGTCAACCGTACGCTCTTCTAGGGTCGCATCGGAGGAAACCCCTGATGCCCAATCGACGAGTCGATTAACGCCGCCACTAGACTGATATGCATGGTGTAGGTACGTGCTCCACCATGAGTCGCGTTCAGGCATAGACCAGCGGCGCAGAACTGTGTCAAGCATTTCGGCATTAAACGGATGATTCTCAACTGTTGCGATCGTTAGCAGCACTTCCAGAGTTTCCGCAGTATCTCCTTCGTAACTGGCGCATTCATGCAAGACCTCCCAAGTGTCGTCAGAGAATGCGCCTAACTTTCGCCAAATTATGCTCTGTCGAAATGCACGGCCAAGGTTCGAGCATTCTAAGAGACTAGGGGCAAGCCTGAAAAGCTCTCGGCCTATTAGCTCTGGGACCTGAATGCACAGAGCCTCGATAAGACCGTCCCGCGTGTAGACACCTTCCTCTTCCAAAAACGCCAGGCCGCCCCCTATTGCGAATGCAGCCTCGGGATGATCTGCATCCAGATAAATTTCCAGAAGATTGCTAGCAATTGTGTGGTCGGCAAAGCGCTCATACGTGATGGACGTGACCTTTTCTCTCCCGTTAGTCGCTCGCCAATCTATGTCTTCGAGCAAGATTCCCTCAATAACCAGGCCGCGATACAGTGACCTTGAGAAGTCACGACTTGGCAGCAATTGGTCAATTATCTCTTGCGCTCTTTGTCTTGGCAGGTAGCGGCTTCGATTGGTGACTAACTCCTGGGCAAGCTTCGCTAGCGCATCCTGAACAAGAGATTGGTTGGGATCGTAATCAAGCGCTTTCGCAAGACTACTATTCACCGTATCAAGGTAGAATCCAAAGAACTCCGTAACACCCTGCAACCCCTTGGGCAGTCTTCTTTCTCCGCGACTATGCAGTCCTTCGCAGATCATCTTCAAAAAGAGGGGATTGGAGAATTCGGGCTGCAAGATGGGGACGGATGGAAGTTCAAGCTCATAGTGGGAAGAGAATCTCGCAACGGCTTCGTACTCATCGTCAGTGAAGCCTGTGTGCTCAACAACTACTGCATTGTTGCGCACTTCCTCGGGTATGATTTCCCAATAGGTCGAACGAACCGATAGCACAACGGCGATCCATGCCGACCTTTCAAGACTCTTTAAGAATGCAGATAAATGATTCGGCCAGACTTTGTGGCCGAGCCCTTCATTCAGCGCATCGACAATGAGCAGCGCACGGCAGTTTCTTGCTTCCGCCACAGCTTCAAGTGCGCCGACAAATCGTTCTACAGTTAGATCGTGCAACTCAAGTTGCTGGAAAACTTGAGTCCAAGGCTCCTCCGAAGTTGTAAAGCGGTGGCCCATCAGGAATATCGTGGGAGCACCTGAA from Chloroflexota bacterium includes these protein-coding regions:
- the ispG gene encoding flavodoxin-dependent (E)-4-hydroxy-3-methylbut-2-enyl-diphosphate synthase; this translates as MIPRRVSKQLKIGDVTIGGGAPIRVQSMTTAFTRDVEASVAEILGLAEAGCEIVRVAVPHKEDADALPEIRRRSPIPVIADIHFDYRLALRALEAGVDGLRLNPGNIGSREKTRMVVKEAKDRQVPMRIGVNVGSLESRLIPELMMLEGDEKVEKTAAAMVESALDHVKILEDMDFTDIKISLKASDVPTTILAYQLIADRVEYPLHLGITEAGTPKAGMVKSAVGLGVLLYQGIGDTLRVSLAAESTEEVFAGYEILKSLGLREHGPTLIACPTCGRCEIELIELAERVESFLQSVKEPVKVAVMGCVVNGPGEARDADVGIAGGRGKGALFRKGKPVRSCKEDELFDLLIEEVDEIVAQKQAERAVAT
- a CDS encoding DUF1640 domain-containing protein; amino-acid sequence: MAIIDTHKAFERLNSAGFDREKAEAILDTLGETGESLATKSDLRDLEQRLTIRLEGLVAAGIAISAVLDIFTQ
- a CDS encoding alpha/beta fold hydrolase; this encodes MLKWLKRGFILGVTAVTAYVAYTRFRPRPIPVESLRTDGKFITVEGLRIHYRTAGAGPPLILIHGIGASLFAWRLVFDQFAENHTVYALDLKGHGLSDKPNSGDYSPFGMADLVAHFMDALDVESAKIIGLSMGGAVGTALAIRHPMRVQQLVLISAAGYPLNYHVMPLIVRFASTSLGSAFVAFVLRQRKSIEWYLRSCFYDPNGICTPEMIDGYFLPLLTPGLGGVVPLLARDFGQTSLAHRLKEVAAPTLIVWGQYDAVIPMHWGYRFQRDIANAQLVVFPKCGHCPHEECPQQFLEVVNGFFQGGIVDSSSQPEGILPANP
- the thrB gene encoding homoserine kinase, whose translation is MAASFPVFGVRVPATTANLGPGFDAFGMALTLYNEFTVGPAEHGPKVTVEGEGTAELAGDEDNLFTQAFARAFESVEETPPPISLHMRNSIPLFRGLGSSASATVGGLVAANYILENALSSERLLQLAFNIEGHPDNVAAALFGGLIVCAADGEELPTYARVPVPDNLHAVVCIPDQHLPTELARGVVPKEVSLSDAVYNIGHAALLLTGITQADGALIRVGMNDRLHQPHRATIFPAMEPIMDAALAAGACGSALSGAGSSILALTFCNPDEIAAAMLAAAESHKSPARTRLLSCAEQGAVAKRL
- the ade gene encoding adenine deaminase, translating into MSVDLVLRGGTIVDVVAKRCYAGDVLIKDGLIHSIARTPATVEAAETLDIARQYVIPGFIDPHLHIESSLLSPLEFAQAAVRRGTTAVFVDPHEIANVAGNDGIVLFLRHAAVAPLDIFIGVPSCVPATAFEDSGAALALDDIEELLPHPRVYGLAEMMNFPGIIHNLGDARAKVESAFDLGKVVDGHAPGVTGHDLALYVTNGTNDGTVRIMSDHESRTGPEALEKRRAGMTVAMRYGSATKDLDQILPFLAEQGESLDGFMLCSDDLDAEELHTHGHVDRIVRRARDILVQHAGLNTEQAAIQAIRMATLHPARYFSRFFRHHGYSEMGAIIPGRVANLAILDSLDTLECSTAIHRGEVVVAGGEVARREHPGDYGQLLQSVRVERPVAASNFVVPFSGQGTEATVRVIGAEDGSLATKHKVLRLPAGNGEIQADLVQDVVKIAVIERHHNTGLHAVGFVSGLGMQRGAVASTVGHDSHNLIVAGVDETAMAAAAKHLVAIGGGMAVALGNELTSLPLEICGLMSTATIDSVVPQYRLLLAAAKQTGTTSKNVFLLLSFLALPVIPQLKITNRGLVDVDAFAPVPLLVE
- a CDS encoding phosphoribosyltransferase family protein, which gives rise to MRFDRTITVPEGGLATKHDDLLPEGMADRVDCILIPEWVLQDRVAGLAQQIHDGCANCNELVLLVVLKGAFVFAADLGRAISRLGGLEFRYEFIRTSAYGHTIKQENEEAREVSVARLPADLAGKDVLLVEDLIDQGFTLTALKQRVLEAGVRSVRTCVLLSKRIKLPSTVVERNRSALTLDYVGFEVPDRWVAGYGTDASEDFRMLPYIVTVREQLYATSDE
- a CDS encoding NACHT domain-containing protein; the protein is MNLDWNSIRTFKGSQSNAFEELCAQLARAETPPDARFVRKGTPDAGVECFCQLQDDSEWGWQAKYFTASPTSTQWQQLDKSVKSALDKHTDLVRYYVCIPIDRPDARIEGQQSTMQRWETRVAKWKCWAQKWCMNVEFVWWGSSELLDRLSLPEHFGRVYFWFDTRYFDDSWFGDRLEQAIAAASARFTPELHVDVPIAHKFELLGRTESALNQIKLLARDIRRALSFVRYTSTPDESSSQIVDLAEVSDSVRLEQLLQAGEDALSAFSDLYFAPTDKSPLASAIGMVKAARNLAEETIESLHKVIQDDSSRVEGETQSPYLPSPIDRLRDSVVKLGFRLDNANFELCQAAEFADSNLMILEGMAGTGKTHLLCDSARLRTDSGAPTIFLMGHRFTTSEEPWTQVFQQLELHDLTVERFVGALEAVAEARNCRALLIVDALNEGLGHKVWPNHLSAFLKSLERSAWIAVVLSVRSTYWEIIPEEVRNNAVVVEHTGFTDDEYEAVARFSSHYELELPSVPILQPEFSNPLFLKMICEGLHSRGERRLPKGLQGVTEFFGFYLDTVNSSLAKALDYDPNQSLVQDALAKLAQELVTNRSRYLPRQRAQEIIDQLLPSRDFSRSLYRGLVIEGILLEDIDWRATNGREKVTSITYERFADHTIASNLLEIYLDADHPEAAFAIGGGLAFLEEEGVYTRDGLIEALCIQVPELIGRELFRLAPSLLECSNLGRAFRQSIIWRKLGAFSDDTWEVLHECASYEGDTAETLEVLLTIATVENHPFNAEMLDTVLRRWSMPERDSWWSTYLHHAYQSSGGVNRLVDWASGVSSDATLEERTVDLAGITLTWMLTTSNRFLRDRATKALVSLLSDRLDAAARLVGRFHDVDDPFVTERLYAVAYGVAMRSHDAAAVGNLASIVYERVFASGNPPAHILLRDYARGVIERAIHLGSTLQIDQELFRPPYKSEWPDIPDENTIEALMPDLSRDSDDSRELELARHQIEFSVMHDDFARYVIGTNFGRANWLSMRLEEAPWLSHTERIRNWKSKLSGQELKAWEEYEDRHNEGPITITLAVEGERGSSTQFVRINGKSRWVGIGSLTEADRRELDQAAERADEESKDRLFSALTKDHRTELESIFRKSSEDRPSFDLSQIQRYVLWRVFDLGWTIERFGHFDSQFVQNYQRDAAKPERIGKKYQWIAYHEVLAYIADHYQYRGMYGEDDSDRAYEGPWQERLRDIDPSYTIKRTPGDPSWGSHNPSWWASYDCVDWGEDLGYEAWAKRDGDFPAVEELLSVVRPEDETRWINAKAFLLWRQSHPADLEPDMVDRRELWLRITAFYLRAECAEDFMQWASCADTWGTWLHEPSGVQDFYLGEYGWSQAFRHIFKPFYGYSDWEEPGDGSPTSVRPASFQYTAEAGTFDCSIEESFSLRLPHHDFVAKLGLRWSGTGTNFCDSNGRRVAFDPTVHEDGPSGLLLREDYVRTYLSQNNLALVWIVQGEKDILGKGLDSVPHGWHSVTGAFLYTDGKPTGSLRHRFDAPGE